A genome region from Amblyraja radiata isolate CabotCenter1 chromosome 2, sAmbRad1.1.pri, whole genome shotgun sequence includes the following:
- the eomes gene encoding eomesodermin homolog: MMQLAERCFPSSTSLPKTFYSLSASPDSRSPVSTHLEFPDTDRNESVQENGELPKKFASPGMLTENENHAFAATKGAAAVERGKSSPAEAADEDLAEVRYSLDGLGAERYFLSPVAPQNLSPGHHQQHPQSQQQAGSNAGSLLSYPAQHPPAFSVNGASRYLGPHSVLTNGAYNPILTPAGAQAFSPSAYPTYPGSGRSQYAHSYQSGPLYSQYQPSIPHPTRAQVYLCNRALWLKFHRHQTEMIITKQGRRMFPFLSFNISALNPTSHYNVFAEVVLSDPNHWRFQGGKWVTCGKADNNIQGNRAYVHPESPNTGAHWMRQEISFGKLKLTNNKGATNNSTQMVVLQSLHKYQPQLHIVEVNEDGAEDVSDSSKAQTYTFPETQFIAVTAYQNTDITQLKIDHNPFAKGFRDNYDSMFTAPENDRLTPSPTDSPRSHQIVPGARYTMQPFFQDQFANSIPSARFYNGERTVPQTSGILSPQQAEESGNPPQRWFVTSVQQPGTNRLDFASYDADYATNALLPYGLKPLPIQSAHSLSYYPDPTFAWGSRSSQYQRKIASGLSWSSRTSPSFPEDQVLSTEEKSREEANSPWIETPPSIKSMDSDSGLYENACKRRRVSAGNSSTESSPTIKCETVTPKDGTKPMGYYTFYTSP, from the exons ATGATGCAGTTAGCTGAGCGATGCTTCCCTTCCTCCACTAGCCTGCCCAAGACTTTCTACAGCCTGTCAGCCTCTCCCGACAGTCGGAGCCCGGTGTCCACCCACCTCGAATTCCCGGACACCGATCGAAACGAATCGGTCCAGGAGAACGGTGAGCTCCCCAAGAAATTCGCCAGCCCCGGCATGCTGACCGAGAACGAGAACCACGCTTTCGCCGCCACCAAAGGCGCGGCGGCAGTGGAGCGGGGGAAGAGCTCGCCGGCGGAGGCAGCGGACGAGGACTTAGCCGAAGTTCGCTACAGTTTGGACGGCCTGGGAGCCGAGAGATACTTCTTGTCGCCCGTCGCCCCACAGAACCTGAGCCCGGGACATCACCAGCAGCACCCACAGTCTCAGCAGCAAGCCGGCTCCAATGCAGGCTCCCTGCTATCCTACCCGGCTCAGCACCCGCCGGCCTTCTCCGTCAACGGTGCCAGCAGATACCTGGGTCCGCATTCCGTGCTGACTAACGGCGCCTATAACCCCATCCTGACCCCGGCCGGAGCTCAGGCGTTCTCTCCTTCGGCGTATCCAACTTACCCCGGTTCAGGGCGCTCTCAGTATGCACACAGTTACCAGAGCGGCCCTCTGTATTCCCAATATCAACCGAGTATCCCGCACCCGACCCGCGCTCAGGTTTACCTCTGCAACCGGGCACTTTGGCTGAAATTTCACAGGCACCAGACCGAGATGATAATCACCAAACAGGGCAG GCGCATGTTTCCCTTCCTGAGTTTCAATATCTCTGCCTTGAACCCGACGTCCCACTACAATGTGTTTGCGGAGGTTGTGCTGTCGGACCCCAATCACTGGCGATTTCAAGGAGGAAAGTGGGTGACGTGCGGGAAAGCTGACAACAACATTCAAG GTAACAGAGCTTATGTCCACCCAGAGTCTCCAAACACTGGGGCTCACTGGATGAGGCAAGAGATTTCCTTCGGGAAACTTAAACTGACAAACAACAAGGGTGCAACAAACAACAGCACTCAG ATGGTGGTGTTGCAGTCCTTGCATAAATACCAACCACAGCTTCATATAGTGGAGGTGAATGAAGATGGCGCTGAAGATGTAAGCGACTCCTCAAAAGCTCAGACCTACACCTTCCCAGAAACTCAGTTCATTGCGGTGACTGCCTACCAGAACACTGAT ATCACACAGCTCAAAATTGATCATAATCCATTTGCCAAAGGTTTTAGAGACAACTATGATTC TATGTTCACTGCACCAGAGAACGATCGACTGACCCCGTCGCCCACAGACTCTCCTCGATCCCATCAGATAGTACCAGGAGCCCGTTACACCATGCAGCCTTTCTTCCAAGATCAATTTGCCAACAGTATACCATCAGCCCGCTTTTACAATGGTGAACGAACAGTCCCCCAAACAAGTGGCATCCTGTCCCCTCAACAAGCTGAGGAATCAGGCAATCCACCTCAGAGGTGGTTTGTCACTTCTGTGCAACAACCTGGGACTAATAGGTTGGACTTCGCCTCTTACGATGCAGATTATGCTACAAATGCTTTGCTGCCATATGGTCTCAAACCTCTGCCCATACAGTCTGCTCATTCTCTGAGTTACTATCCTGACCCAACATTTGCTTGGGGCTCCAGGAGTTCTCAGTACCAGAGAAAGATAGCCTCTGGGTTATCATGGTCCTCTAGAACCAGCCCTTCTTTCCCAGAAGACCAAGTGTTGTCCACTGAGGAAAAGTCAAGAGAAGAAGCCAACTCACCTTGGATTGAAACCCCTCCATCTATCAAATCCATGGACTCTGACTCAGGACTCTATGAAAATGCGTgcaaaagaagaagggtctctgctGGCAACTCCAGCACCGAAAGCTCCCCAACAATCAAATGTGAGACAGTTACTCCTAAAGATGGTACAAAACCAATGGGCTATTATACTTTCTACACCAGCCCTTAA